In a single window of the Campylobacter fetus subsp. testudinum 03-427 genome:
- a CDS encoding putative membrane protein: protein MTIKELIGAIKESEFVKGLTEFCKDNKIVFIIIGLIIIFMACNHTLWQIFDGAVTLITAVAVLINISIQASNKKKNLEKIKVYFETNGVKEQSPRFEIIRKDFTRSEIAGYLSFFTKDTVKRYSIEYLKEQNFFDDIYKVQEGKLNEVVIKITDGELEAYEYNIKNKSYL from the coding sequence ATGACAATCAAAGAATTAATTGGGGCTATCAAAGAAAGCGAGTTTGTAAAAGGTTTAACTGAATTTTGTAAAGATAACAAAATTGTCTTTATAATCATAGGTCTTATCATAATATTTATGGCATGCAACCACACTCTTTGGCAAATCTTTGATGGCGCAGTTACACTGATAACCGCTGTAGCTGTACTGATAAATATATCTATACAAGCTAGCAATAAAAAGAAAAATCTAGAAAAAATCAAGGTATATTTTGAAACAAATGGCGTAAAAGAACAATCCCCTAGATTTGAAATTATCAGAAAAGACTTTACTAGATCAGAAATAGCAGGATATCTTTCGTTTTTTACAAAAGATACAGTAAAAAGATATAGTATCGAATATCTCAAAGAACAAAATTTCTTTGATGATATATATAAAGTACAAGAGGGAAAATTAAACGAAGTTGTTATAAAAATCACAGATGGCGAACTAGAAGCATACGAATACAATATTAAAAACAAATCGTATTTATAG
- a CDS encoding CRISPR/Cas system-associated RAMP protein Cas10/Cmr2, type III-B translates to MSKYLYGASIQGIQEFIFKTNKLAQIIGASQILKSIHDDFEQSYGVNNLEIYLNAAGNIRVVLSDKNELEKIVKEFPKKVMQKAYGISISQAVIKINSDSLTKDELKLLDDELKASRNKATIPLDIRLSIMDFVRNTARAPVLNEKKIEGTEKIDKGSLQKYEKSDKNEISAIKNQKNKIAVIHADGNNIGDLIPTLKNIPDFSKNLNKATKEAFTTATKAIKNGKFMEIILGGDDMTIICDADFALDFTKIYLTKFEELTTKFTKHHLTACAGIAFCNEKFPFHYAVNLAESLCSIAKNHTKNLNPNKPSSCLMFHNVQSSNFQTWDKFVQDELSVKSQDISFDFGPYYLNEPNQPSIENLIEICRAYADESSPISSLREWIRVLDNVSYAEFMLDRINEMLDRSWADKEFISKLFANLSNKNLITRKDGKNKTPIYDILQIHALTQNIKERL, encoded by the coding sequence ATGTCAAAATATCTATACGGTGCTAGCATACAAGGTATTCAAGAGTTTATCTTCAAGACAAATAAACTAGCTCAAATAATAGGAGCAAGCCAAATACTAAAGAGTATTCATGATGATTTTGAACAAAGCTATGGAGTAAATAATCTCGAAATTTATCTAAATGCAGCAGGAAATATCCGAGTTGTCTTAAGCGATAAAAATGAGCTAGAAAAAATCGTAAAAGAATTTCCAAAAAAAGTTATGCAAAAAGCGTACGGCATAAGCATTTCTCAAGCAGTCATAAAAATAAATAGCGATAGCCTGACAAAAGATGAGTTAAAACTCTTAGACGACGAGCTAAAAGCCAGCAGAAACAAAGCCACCATACCACTAGACATAAGGCTTAGCATAATGGACTTTGTAAGAAATACGGCTAGAGCGCCTGTGTTAAATGAAAAAAAGATAGAAGGCACGGAAAAAATAGACAAAGGTTCGCTTCAAAAGTATGAAAAAAGTGATAAAAATGAAATTTCAGCCATAAAAAATCAAAAAAACAAAATCGCAGTCATACATGCTGATGGTAATAATATCGGAGATCTCATTCCCACTCTTAAAAACATCCCCGATTTTTCTAAAAATTTAAATAAAGCCACAAAAGAAGCTTTTACTACAGCAACGAAGGCTATCAAAAATGGTAAATTTATGGAGATAATCCTTGGCGGAGATGATATGACTATCATTTGCGATGCAGATTTTGCGCTTGATTTTACAAAAATATATCTAACTAAATTTGAAGAACTCACGACTAAATTTACAAAACACCATTTAACAGCTTGCGCCGGTATCGCATTTTGCAACGAGAAATTCCCATTTCACTACGCTGTAAATTTAGCAGAAAGTTTATGTAGCATAGCAAAAAATCACACCAAAAATTTAAATCCAAACAAACCTTCATCTTGCCTTATGTTTCATAATGTACAAAGTTCAAATTTCCAGACTTGGGATAAATTTGTACAAGACGAACTCAGCGTAAAAAGTCAAGATATATCATTTGATTTTGGACCTTATTATTTAAATGAACCAAACCAGCCTAGTATAGAAAATTTGATAGAAATATGCAGAGCTTACGCTGATGAAAGTAGTCCGATCTCCTCTCTTAGAGAGTGGATAAGAGTGCTAGATAACGTATCTTACGCTGAGTTTATGCTAGATAGGATCAATGAAATGCTAGATAGATCTTGGGCGGATAAAGAGTTTATATCAAAATTATTTGCAAATTTATCAAATAAAAATCTTATCACAAGAAAAGACGGAAAAAACAAAACTCCTATCTATGATATATTACAGATCCACGCACTCACACAAAATATAAAGGAGCGACTATGA
- a CDS encoding CRISPR/Cas system-associated RAMP protein Csm3, type III (Pfam match to PF03787.11 RAMPs), translating to MNLNYQLKFYDYWHLSSGLSGGAKFNSIVIKDSNRLPFAPGKTIKGLLREMANLIDQNFTKICFGDKECAGSCYFSNAILEQQEAGYIIANSLQPYLYDIIAQTSIDDNGNAKDDSLRVIEVVIPLKLQGEIRDIPDEFECKMRKSLSMIKQIGLNRNRGLGRCEFCIEEQK from the coding sequence ATGAACCTAAACTACCAACTCAAATTTTATGACTACTGGCATCTAAGTAGCGGTTTAAGTGGTGGTGCTAAATTTAATAGCATAGTTATCAAAGATAGCAACAGACTTCCTTTTGCTCCTGGTAAAACTATAAAAGGCTTGTTAAGAGAGATGGCAAATTTAATAGATCAAAACTTTACAAAAATTTGCTTTGGAGACAAAGAGTGTGCAGGAAGTTGCTACTTTTCAAATGCAATTTTAGAGCAACAAGAAGCGGGTTACATCATAGCAAATTCATTACAACCATATCTATATGATATCATCGCACAAACTAGCATAGATGATAATGGCAATGCAAAAGACGACTCATTAAGAGTGATAGAAGTTGTCATTCCATTAAAGTTACAAGGTGAGATAAGAGATATACCAGATGAATTTGAATGCAAGATGAGAAAATCACTAAGTATGATAAAACAAATCGGGCTAAACCGTAATCGCGGACTTGGTAGATGTGAGTTTTGTATAGAGGAGCAAAAATGA
- a CDS encoding CRISPR/Cas system-associated RAMP protein Csm3, type III (SSO1426 family; dual Csm3 domains) (Pfam matches to PF03787.11 RAMPs, and to PF03787.11 RAMPs), with protein sequence MTTKRHIAHITLEALTPLKVGSQSVDFLQDSPVQKDWNNLPMILGSSIAGVLRAKFQGKFEDKTSDIFGKENGSKIIISNALLLDKNAKVCETLLLEKDDFLRLFENLPLREHTAIDEKGVTINGAKFNEEVVFKGSRFKFSIELVEDDKTSFDDILSIFGDDDFRLGGGASKGFGEFKIIDIRYEHLDTSKYNSSLNFELKESQIQNKTDQSLTKYEINISPDNFFMFGSGFGDFEVDMTPVFEQTISYDTRSISNPKVLIPASSIKGALLHRTLYHICKLEGITADNGLKEALNSAKLLIVPLFGEAKDRDKNGKKGDILMSDCFKANDATTKIFDHVAIDRFTGGAMDKMLFQEKTIAKDNDTYHIKISIKNEQEKDKKLIEAFENTLLDVTLGRLPLGGATTKGHGVFSGKVLKNGTELKESK encoded by the coding sequence ATGACAACTAAAAGACACATAGCACACATAACGCTAGAAGCTCTAACGCCTCTAAAAGTAGGTTCGCAATCAGTAGATTTTTTGCAAGATTCGCCGGTACAAAAAGATTGGAATAACTTACCGATGATACTTGGCTCATCCATAGCAGGAGTTTTAAGAGCTAAGTTTCAAGGTAAATTTGAAGATAAAACAAGTGATATATTTGGTAAAGAAAACGGCTCTAAAATCATAATCTCCAACGCTCTTTTGCTGGATAAAAACGCAAAAGTCTGCGAGACACTGCTTTTAGAAAAAGATGATTTTTTGAGATTATTTGAGAATTTGCCACTTAGAGAACATACTGCTATCGATGAAAAAGGCGTAACGATAAATGGAGCTAAATTTAATGAAGAAGTAGTGTTTAAAGGTTCTAGATTTAAATTTAGTATCGAGCTAGTAGAAGATGATAAAACAAGTTTTGATGATATCTTATCTATATTTGGAGATGATGATTTTAGACTAGGTGGCGGTGCATCAAAAGGTTTTGGAGAATTTAAAATCATAGATATCAGATATGAACATTTAGATACAAGCAAATATAATAGCTCGCTAAATTTTGAGCTAAAAGAGAGTCAAATTCAAAACAAAACCGACCAAAGTCTTACTAAGTACGAAATAAATATATCTCCGGATAATTTTTTTATGTTCGGTAGTGGTTTTGGAGATTTTGAAGTCGATATGACTCCTGTTTTTGAACAAACTATATCATACGATACTAGATCTATTTCAAATCCAAAAGTTCTTATACCTGCAAGCAGTATAAAAGGCGCCTTGCTTCATAGAACATTATATCATATATGCAAATTAGAAGGCATCACGGCAGATAATGGTTTAAAAGAAGCATTAAACAGCGCAAAGCTACTTATCGTTCCACTTTTTGGCGAGGCAAAAGATAGGGATAAAAACGGTAAAAAAGGCGATATTTTAATGAGCGATTGTTTTAAAGCAAATGACGCTACAACAAAGATTTTTGACCATGTAGCCATAGATAGATTTACAGGAGGAGCGATGGATAAGATGTTATTTCAAGAAAAAACCATCGCAAAAGACAATGATACTTACCATATCAAAATCAGCATCAAAAATGAGCAAGAAAAAGATAAAAAACTCATCGAAGCATTTGAAAATACTCTTTTAGACGTGACATTAGGACGTTTGCCACTTGGTGGGGCTACTACAAAAGGTCATGGCGTATTTAGCGGAAAAGTTTTGAAAAACGGTACTGAGCTAAAGGAGAGCAAATGA
- a CDS encoding CRISPR/Cas system-associated protein, type III (TIGR04423 family), producing MNEFKTQKDIQNYINSLKNCVGYLQISNEDLKEHKQDRIWKQKSDINVDFSSIKGFVYEAHFFDETLNKSIAIRLINGTWLVDETNLSDKDMQNEQIYLSDIDDLLVKMVQIWQEQPDEFCLNLPTLKLQKVVFAGFANKEKK from the coding sequence ATGAATGAATTTAAAACCCAAAAAGATATACAAAACTATATAAACTCACTAAAAAATTGCGTAGGCTACTTGCAAATCAGTAATGAAGATCTAAAAGAGCATAAACAAGATAGAATTTGGAAGCAAAAAAGTGATATAAATGTGGATTTTAGTAGCATAAAAGGATTTGTTTATGAGGCTCATTTTTTTGATGAGACACTCAACAAATCCATAGCCATAAGACTGATAAACGGTACTTGGCTAGTAGATGAGACGAATTTATCAGATAAAGATATGCAAAATGAACAAATTTACTTAAGCGATATAGATGACCTGCTAGTAAAAATGGTTCAAATTTGGCAAGAGCAGCCAGATGAGTTTTGCTTGAATTTGCCGACGCTAAAGTTGCAAAAAGTAGTATTTGCCGGCTTTGCAAATAAGGAGAAAAAATGA
- a CDS encoding CRISPR/Cas system-associated RAMP protein (Pfam match to PF03787.11 RAMPs) has product MITAPYNFVPLNEQIFYPDWADNVSHDIPFSDAQSGEIDITITAKNPIFIKNHTPEGSKETLEFCHHINENGEKEYYIPSSSVKGMIRNVLEIISFGKIKIDSKFNTISSVRDMTNNSLVGKANKCGFLIEIDGNTKLLDCGNIITISHKILEKDYPELKSLKTAKDKYTKYDLLKEVKFTTKKEKFRTVALLSNDNNKDAKSGYLVFTGDIENKKYEFIFKNSSNYREISDDTKRKFLQVYDNNKSIDGEYLIKKSPKKIPVFFVEKDQKIEVIGITQLFKLAYNKTIADAAKQAAYQENKLDLSETIFGTVTNSKALKGRVYFSHFKATAYKFATKKEVILGTPNPSYYPNYIQQTKKANPYITLMNENAKISGWKRYPLHSELMKPHLPNDNQDVRTTFIPLDKNTTFQGKLKFHNLKKVEIGALLSAITFHDQGDICMHNIGMAKALGYGKIDIKLELQNLKFDKKEYLKKFEELMTNFKSDWKNSDQLVELFAMANITTKTNKQLAYQLLKNPKLNDFTNKPEKNDFIFAKKAKKYLKAHSQNNDLA; this is encoded by the coding sequence ATGATAACCGCACCATACAACTTTGTTCCATTAAATGAGCAAATATTCTATCCAGATTGGGCTGATAATGTTAGCCACGATATACCATTTAGCGACGCTCAAAGCGGAGAGATAGATATAACTATCACCGCTAAAAATCCTATATTTATCAAAAATCATACACCAGAAGGATCTAAAGAGACATTGGAGTTTTGTCATCACATAAATGAAAACGGTGAAAAAGAGTATTATATACCAAGTAGTAGCGTAAAGGGTATGATAAGAAATGTTCTAGAGATCATAAGTTTTGGGAAGATAAAAATTGATAGTAAATTTAATACCATATCAAGCGTAAGAGATATGACAAATAATTCACTTGTAGGAAAAGCAAACAAATGTGGATTTTTAATAGAAATAGACGGAAACACTAAGCTCTTAGATTGTGGCAATATCATAACTATATCACATAAAATTTTAGAAAAAGACTATCCGGAGCTCAAATCTCTAAAAACTGCGAAAGATAAATATACAAAATATGACTTATTAAAAGAAGTTAAATTTACTACCAAAAAGGAAAAATTCCGTACAGTAGCATTATTATCAAATGATAATAACAAAGACGCTAAGAGTGGCTATTTAGTCTTCACAGGAGACATTGAAAATAAAAAATATGAATTTATATTTAAAAATAGTAGTAATTATAGAGAAATTTCAGATGATACTAAGAGAAAATTTTTACAAGTTTATGATAACAACAAATCCATAGATGGAGAATATCTTATCAAAAAATCTCCAAAAAAAATACCGGTATTTTTTGTAGAAAAAGATCAAAAAATTGAGGTTATCGGTATAACTCAGCTATTTAAACTAGCTTATAACAAAACTATAGCCGATGCCGCAAAACAAGCCGCGTATCAAGAAAACAAGTTAGACCTCAGCGAAACAATATTTGGCACTGTTACAAATTCAAAAGCTCTAAAAGGTAGAGTGTATTTTTCTCATTTTAAAGCTACTGCGTATAAATTTGCTACAAAAAAAGAGGTGATACTAGGTACGCCAAATCCAAGTTACTATCCAAATTATATACAACAAACCAAAAAAGCAAATCCATATATCACACTTATGAATGAAAATGCTAAGATATCGGGCTGGAAAAGATATCCGCTTCATAGCGAACTTATGAAGCCGCACTTACCAAACGACAATCAAGATGTTCGTACAACTTTTATACCTCTAGATAAAAATACAACATTTCAAGGTAAGCTCAAATTTCACAATCTCAAAAAAGTAGAGATTGGCGCTTTGCTTAGTGCTATCACATTTCATGATCAAGGTGATATTTGTATGCACAATATTGGTATGGCAAAGGCTTTAGGATATGGTAAAATAGATATAAAACTAGAGCTTCAAAATCTCAAATTTGATAAAAAAGAGTACTTAAAAAAATTTGAAGAGCTCATGACTAATTTTAAGTCGGACTGGAAAAACTCAGATCAGCTTGTTGAATTATTTGCCATGGCAAATATTACAACAAAAACAAACAAACAACTAGCTTATCAACTTTTAAAAAATCCAAAACTAAACGATTTTACAAATAAACCAGAGAAAAATGACTTTATTTTTGCAAAAAAAGCAAAAAAATATCTAAAAGCACACTCGCAAAATAATGATTTAGCTTAA
- a CDS encoding membrane protein, TerC family (Pfam match to PF03741.12 TerC) — protein MLEWIYSPEAWISLLTLTSLEIVLGIDNIIFIAILCGKLPAHQRDRARVLGLGLAMVTRILLLLSLFWIMKLTTPLFSVFAQEISGRDLVLIAGGLFLIAKSTLELHSHATGENEEDSLKAKGASNFFTTIVQIGILDIVFSLDSVITAVGMADHIEIMIIAVILAVLVMLLASGSISRFVDDNPTIKVLALAFLIMIGIALVGEGFKFHIPKGYIYFAMAFSLGVEMINLYSKKKHSK, from the coding sequence ATGCTTGAGTGGATCTACTCTCCGGAGGCTTGGATAAGTCTGCTTACGCTGACTAGTTTAGAAATAGTTTTAGGTATAGATAATATCATTTTTATAGCTATTTTATGTGGCAAACTTCCTGCTCATCAAAGAGATAGAGCTAGGGTTTTGGGACTTGGTCTTGCTATGGTGACTAGAATTTTATTGCTTTTGAGCTTGTTTTGGATTATGAAGCTTACAACTCCACTTTTTAGTGTTTTTGCACAAGAAATTTCAGGAAGAGATCTTGTACTGATAGCTGGCGGTCTGTTTTTGATAGCAAAATCCACTTTAGAACTCCACTCTCACGCAACCGGAGAAAATGAGGAAGATAGTTTAAAGGCAAAAGGCGCTTCTAACTTCTTTACAACCATAGTTCAAATAGGCATTTTAGATATCGTATTTTCATTAGATAGCGTTATAACCGCTGTTGGAATGGCTGATCATATAGAAATAATGATCATAGCCGTGATATTGGCTGTTTTAGTGATGCTGCTTGCGAGCGGATCTATAAGTCGTTTTGTAGATGATAATCCAACTATAAAGGTTCTTGCTTTGGCATTTTTGATAATGATCGGTATAGCGCTTGTTGGAGAGGGATTTAAATTTCATATTCCAAAAGGATATATATATTTTGCTATGGCGTTTTCTTTGGGTGTGGAGATGATAAATTTATACTCAAAAAAGAAGCATTCTAAATAA
- the purN gene encoding phosphoribosylglycinamide formyltransferase 1 (Pfam match to PF00551.15 Formyl_trans_N), producing MVIKNIAILFSGSGSNLEAILEKVHGKVFGDVKIVAKLLICNKPGAYGIERAKKFGLTTTIIENKAFSSREEFDVALVKEIEKNEIDLTILAGFMRILTPVFTKNVKAINLHPSILPLFKGAHAIKESFDSDMAVGGVSVHLVSEELDGGRILAQETFQRDGKTFEEWEEMIHKVEHEILPKTIINILTNKENNA from the coding sequence ATGGTTATAAAAAATATCGCTATTTTATTTAGTGGAAGCGGTTCAAATTTAGAAGCGATACTAGAAAAAGTGCATGGAAAAGTTTTTGGAGACGTAAAAATAGTCGCCAAACTGCTCATTTGTAACAAGCCAGGTGCTTATGGGATAGAGCGAGCCAAAAAATTCGGGCTTACTACTACTATCATAGAAAATAAAGCATTTAGCTCAAGAGAGGAATTCGACGTGGCTTTGGTTAAAGAGATAGAAAAAAACGAGATAGACTTGACTATTTTAGCCGGATTTATGCGCATTTTAACCCCCGTTTTTACTAAAAACGTAAAAGCTATCAATCTTCATCCGAGCATTTTACCGCTTTTTAAAGGTGCTCACGCCATAAAAGAGAGTTTTGATAGTGATATGGCTGTTGGCGGAGTGAGTGTTCATTTGGTCAGCGAGGAGCTAGACGGCGGTAGGATTTTAGCTCAAGAAACATTTCAAAGAGACGGTAAAACTTTTGAAGAATGGGAAGAGATGATACATAAGGTAGAACACGAAATTTTACCAAAAACAATCATAAATATTTTAACAAATAAGGAAAACAATGCTTGA
- a CDS encoding carbohydrate kinase, YjeF-related protein (Pfam matches to PF01256.13 Carb_kinase, and to PF03853.11 YjeF_N) produces the protein MKKLFISSDKFDKNCILNYGLSELILQENAALGVANLVRKNLKIGSKILVVCGGGNNASDAIAAARMLEGDYECELFFTTSSLNENCKTQLKIAEQIGVKICENLSLDGVCCIIDGIFGSGLNKNLDEKILQILNLINNVDALKIAIDFPSGLEKNGRILGTCFKADFTVTMGARKLGLYSDAAKDFVGEIVCSNLGICESKFASADSDFLLELDDLKLPSREILNTNKGDFGHAFVVCGELSGAAKICAKAALKMGSGRVSLVNLNKQDINLDEEIMQKNSFKGADAVAVGMGLGEAKFDINEILARPCVVDADMFYKKEILSFAHKDDAILTPHPKEFASLLNIAEFGNFSIEDVQRSRFELAREFSKRFSPVLVLKGSNVIIAKNGVLYVSNLGTPSLAVAGSGDALCGILLGFLVQGFSPLDASLNGVLAHQKTALSYKANSYSFTPNDIIKGLQWL, from the coding sequence ATGAAAAAACTATTTATAAGTAGTGATAAATTTGATAAAAATTGCATTTTAAATTACGGTTTGAGTGAGCTTATTTTGCAAGAAAATGCAGCTCTTGGCGTAGCAAATTTAGTAAGAAAGAATTTAAAAATAGGCTCAAAAATCCTTGTTGTTTGCGGTGGTGGAAACAACGCAAGTGACGCTATAGCAGCTGCTAGAATGCTTGAGGGCGACTATGAGTGTGAGCTATTTTTTACCACTTCAAGCTTAAATGAAAACTGCAAAACTCAACTAAAAATAGCGGAGCAAATCGGTGTCAAAATTTGTGAAAATTTGAGTTTAGATGGAGTTTGTTGCATAATCGATGGGATATTTGGTAGCGGACTAAATAAAAATTTAGACGAAAAAATCTTGCAAATACTAAATTTGATAAATAATGTTGATGCTCTTAAGATCGCGATCGACTTCCCAAGCGGACTTGAAAAAAATGGACGCATTTTGGGAACTTGCTTTAAGGCTGATTTTACCGTAACGATGGGTGCGAGGAAATTGGGACTTTATAGCGACGCCGCAAAAGATTTTGTAGGTGAAATAGTATGCTCGAATTTAGGTATTTGTGAGAGTAAATTTGCTAGTGCGGATAGCGATTTTCTGCTTGAGCTTGACGATCTTAAACTTCCTAGTCGTGAGATTTTAAATACAAATAAGGGCGATTTCGGTCATGCTTTTGTGGTTTGTGGCGAGTTAAGCGGAGCTGCTAAAATTTGCGCTAAAGCTGCTTTGAAAATGGGCTCTGGTAGAGTGAGTCTTGTAAATTTAAATAAGCAGGATATAAATTTAGATGAAGAAATTATGCAAAAAAACAGCTTCAAAGGAGCGGACGCGGTTGCTGTTGGAATGGGGCTTGGAGAAGCTAAATTTGATATAAACGAGATATTGGCTAGACCTTGCGTGGTCGATGCAGATATGTTTTATAAAAAAGAAATTTTAAGTTTCGCGCATAAAGATGATGCTATTTTAACTCCTCATCCAAAAGAGTTTGCAAGTCTTTTGAATATAGCGGAATTTGGAAATTTTAGTATAGAAGATGTGCAAAGAAGCCGCTTTGAACTAGCTAGAGAGTTCTCTAAAAGATTTTCCCCAGTTTTGGTTTTAAAAGGTTCAAACGTCATCATAGCTAAAAACGGCGTACTTTATGTATCAAATTTAGGTACTCCTAGTTTAGCAGTAGCAGGAAGCGGCGACGCACTTTGCGGGATACTTCTTGGATTTTTAGTTCAAGGTTTTAGCCCGCTTGACGCAAGCTTAAATGGAGTTTTAGCTCATCAAAAAACAGCGCTATCTTACAAAGCAAACTCTTATAGTTTCACTCCAAATGACATCATAAAAGGACTTCAATGGTTATAA
- a CDS encoding Mg chelatase-related protein (Pfam matches to PF01078.17 Mg_chelatase, and to PF13541.2 ChlI, and to PF13335.2 Mg_chelatase_C) produces MKSLKSACLSSKLHIIDIESTFLRALPGFDIVGLASTTIKESVTRVRSALGVIKDFNLPAMKIVINLSPSDVKKDGSHFDLPIALLILLQKERFDSDFFVFGELSLDGSLKSSAELFSILLFLSVNIKSANVLLPKDIALKAAMIPNLTVFAVSNLNEARDFFLNEEFKQSCKVVSSHPLFENVIEINDRKFVPNFNYELDFKDIKGQERAKRACIISASGMHNILFEGSPGCGKSMSAKRLAYILPPQSLNEILLASAYQSLNSNNCDFSSLRAFRSPHHTSTRSSIFGGGSGMAKIGEVALANGGVLFFDEFPHFGKQILESLREPLEDNKINISRVNSKTSYETKFLFVAAMNPCPCGNAFSKFNSCRCSDKDITRYQSMISKALLDRIDIYVSMGEISSEDRPSLSSKDMYSMVLDAFKRQTLRGQSELNGKLKDAEITKFCVCDKDAKITLNKAIVNYHLSQRGINKTLKVARTIADLDGEENINKVHILESLSYRMKI; encoded by the coding sequence ATGAAATCTCTAAAAAGTGCTTGTTTAAGTAGTAAATTACATATCATAGATATAGAATCTACTTTTCTTAGAGCGCTTCCTGGATTTGATATAGTCGGTCTTGCGAGCACTACCATAAAAGAGTCCGTGACTAGAGTGAGATCCGCACTTGGAGTTATAAAAGACTTTAATCTACCTGCTATGAAAATCGTCATAAACTTAAGTCCTAGCGATGTCAAAAAAGACGGTTCGCATTTTGATCTACCTATAGCGCTTCTTATTTTACTACAAAAAGAGAGATTTGATAGTGATTTTTTCGTATTTGGAGAGCTTAGCTTAGATGGAAGTTTAAAGAGTAGCGCCGAGCTATTTTCTATTCTTTTGTTTCTTAGTGTAAATATTAAAAGCGCAAATGTTTTACTTCCAAAAGATATCGCTTTAAAAGCTGCAATGATACCAAATTTAACAGTTTTTGCGGTTTCAAATTTAAATGAAGCTAGGGATTTTTTCTTAAATGAAGAGTTCAAACAGAGCTGCAAAGTAGTATCATCTCATCCACTTTTTGAAAATGTTATAGAGATAAATGATAGAAAATTTGTTCCGAATTTTAATTACGAGCTGGATTTCAAAGATATAAAAGGTCAAGAAAGAGCAAAAAGAGCTTGTATTATCAGTGCTTCTGGCATGCATAATATACTTTTTGAAGGAAGTCCAGGATGTGGAAAGTCTATGAGCGCAAAGCGTCTTGCTTATATTCTTCCTCCGCAGAGTTTAAATGAGATACTTTTAGCTAGTGCGTATCAGTCTCTAAACTCAAATAATTGTGACTTTAGCTCTTTAAGAGCTTTTCGCAGTCCGCACCATACAAGCACGAGAAGTTCGATTTTTGGTGGAGGCAGCGGTATGGCAAAGATCGGCGAAGTCGCTTTGGCAAATGGCGGAGTTCTATTTTTTGATGAGTTTCCTCATTTTGGAAAGCAGATACTTGAAAGTTTAAGAGAACCGCTAGAAGATAATAAAATCAACATCTCTCGCGTAAATTCAAAAACTAGTTACGAAACTAAGTTTTTATTTGTTGCGGCTATGAATCCTTGCCCTTGCGGAAATGCTTTTAGTAAATTTAATAGCTGTAGATGTAGTGATAAAGATATAACAAGATACCAAAGTATGATATCAAAAGCTCTACTTGATAGGATAGATATCTATGTTTCAATGGGTGAAATAAGTAGCGAAGATAGACCAAGTCTTAGCAGTAAAGATATGTATAGTATGGTTTTAGATGCTTTTAAAAGACAGACCTTGCGTGGTCAAAGTGAGCTAAATGGAAAGCTAAAGGACGCGGAGATTACTAAGTTTTGCGTGTGCGATAAAGATGCTAAGATAACTTTAAATAAAGCGATTGTTAATTATCATTTGAGTCAGCGAGGTATCAACAAAACACTAAAAGTCGCTAGAACTATAGCCGACCTTGATGGTGAAGAAAATATTAATAAAGTTCATATACTTGAGAGTCTCAGTTATAGGATGAAAATATGA